A stretch of DNA from Methylosinus sp. LW4:
CGCCGCATTCTGCTCGGCGTCGACAGGGATGTTCGCGCGCGCAAGAAATCGGGCGTCGAATTTCCCATTCATCTCGGCCTCGCGCCGATCCTCGAGGACGGACGTCTCTACGTCGCCGTGACGGTGTTCGATATCTCGCATCACAAGGAGATCGAGCGTCAGCTCGTCGAGCGCGCCGAGGAGCTTCAGCTCGCCAATGAGCGTCTGGCGCGTTTCGCCTATATCGCCTCGCATGATCTGCAGGAGCCGCTGCGCAAGATCGCAACCTTCGCCGATATCGTCACCGCCTCGATCGCCAAGGGCGATCTCGTGGAGGCCGCGCATGCGGGCGAAGTGGCGCGCGCCTCGGCGCTGCGCGCGCGCCAGCTTGTCGACGGCCTGCTCGCCTTCTCGCGGCAGGTCTCGACGCCGCCACGGCTGGAGACGCTGGACATTCGCCGAGAGATCGAGGCCGTCGTCTCGGATTTCTCCGAGCTGATCCGCCAGACGCAGGCGCAAATCGCCGTCGCCGTTCCGCCGGGCGTGCTGATAGAGGCGGACAAGCCGCAATTCGAGCGCTGCCTCTCGAGCTTGCTCTCCAATGCGATCAAATATCGCAAGCCCGGCCACACGCCGAATATTCGCTTCTTCCTTCGGCGCGAGCCGGAGCTCGCCCTTTCGGTCGCCGATGACGGCATAGGCTTCGAGCCGAAATACGCCGAGGCCATATTCGAGCCGCTGCGCCGGCTCCACAGCTTCGCGCAATATCCCGGCGCGGGCGTCGGCCTCGCTCTGTGCAAATCCACATGCGAGCGCCATGGCTGGCGCATAGAGGCCGATTCGCAGCTCGGCGCCGGCGCGACATTCACCATGACCATTCCGCGCGGCGAAGCTCCAAAGGTTAGCCCTCTGAAAGCTTCAGCGTGAGGCATTTGGCGGCGCCGCCCGCCTTCATGAACTCCGAGAGCGGCGTGACGACGGGCGCGAAGCCCGCCGCGCGCAAGCGCTGCTGCAGATGCGGCGAGGCGTCGTTCAGCGCGAGATCGCCATCGAGATCGACGGCGTTGCAGGCAAAGCGCATCGCATCCGCCTCGTCGATCTCTATGCGCTTCTCGCGCGGAACGACCGTCTCGATCGCGGCGCGCGAGGCGGCGTCGAAAGCCGGCGGATAAAACATCAGCCAGCCGCCCGCGAGCGGGCAGAAGCAAGTGTCGAGGTGATAGAAGCGCGGATCGATCAGCCGCAAGCCGATCACGCGCCGCCCGACGATGCGCTCCAGCGCCGCCGGCGCCTCTTCGGCCGAGCGCATGCCATGGCCGCACCAGACGACATCGGCGCCGCGATCGATGAGCGCGTCGCCCGCGCCCTCGAAGGGAACATGCTCCGGCCAGGCCGCGACGCGAAAGCCGCGCGCCTCGAAGAAGGCGCGAAACAAGGGCTCCTCCGGCCGCCGCTCCTCGGCGCGAAAGCGGCTCACCACAGCCGTTTCGCCGAGCACGAATCCGGCGTTGGCGGTGAACACCATATCTGGCAGGCCCGCCGCCGGCGTGACCAGCTCCACCTCGGCGCTCTCGGCCACGAGCGCGCGCAGAGTCTGCCATTGCTCGCGCGCGAGCGTGCGCGCGGTGCGGCCGATCTGATGCTCCATCCAGGGATTGATGACATAGCGCACGTCGAAATCATCCGGCGCGCACATCAGCACGCGCTGGCGCCGCTCCTCGCGCGGCGCGCGCGCAGGCTCGAACATGGAATGCGGCTGCGTCATCGCGAGTCCTTTCGTTATCGCGAGTTCTTTCGTTTCCCGGCATGAAGACGGCGCCGAGACTGCTCCGTCCCGGCGCCGCAATGATGACAGGCGGCGATCAGCTCGCCAGAGCGCGCTTGGCCGGACGCGCGCGCTCGACGAATTCGGCGAGCGTCTCCTCGAAGCGATCGAGCGCCCAATCCAAATCCTCGCGCGCGATGACGAGCGGCGGCGACAGGCGCACGACGCTGTGATGCGTCACAGTGGAGAGCACGCCCTTGTCGCAGAGGCTCTCGCAGACCTCGCGGCCGGTGGCGTAGCGCGGATCGATCTCGGCGCCCGCCCACAGGCCCTTGCCGCGCACGTCGCGCAGCGCGGGACTGTCGATGTTGCGCAGACGGCGCAGCATATGCTCGCCCAGGCTCGCGCTGCGCTCGACGAGCTTCTCGTCGCGCATCACATGCAGCGCCTCGAGCCCCACCGCCGCGGCGAGCGTGTTGCCGCCGAAGGTCGAGCCATGCGAGCCGGGCGTGAACATATCCATCAGCGCGCGCGTGCCGACGAAAGCGGACACCGGCAGCACGCCGCCGCCGAGCGCCTTGCCGAGCATGACGCCATCGGGCTTCACATTCTCGTGCTGGAACGCGAACCAGGCGCCGGTGCGCCCGAGACCCGCCTGCACCTCGTCCACGATCAGCAGCAGGCCGCGCGCGTCGCAGAGCGCGCGCAGGCCGGAGAGCCAGCCGACCGGCGGCACGATGACGCCCGCCTCGCCCTGCACGGGCTCGACCATTATCGCGACCGTGTCCGGCCCGATCGCCGCTTCTGTCGCGGCGAGATCGCCATAGGGAACCGCGCGAAAGCCGCCGCCATAGGGACCGAAATCGTCGCGATAGGCCGGCTCCGAGGAGAAGCCCACGATGGTCGTGGTGCGGCCGTGGAAATTGCCCTTGGCCACGATGATCTCGGGATTTTTCAGCCCACGAACGCGGCGCCCGTAGCGGCGCGCCGCCTTGATCGCGGTCTCCACCGCTTCGGCGCCGGTGTTCATCGGCAGCGCGACATCGAGGCCGGTGAGATTGCACAGCTCGGTGAGGAAAGCGTCGAGACGATCGTCGTAATAGGCGCGCGACGGCACGGCGAGACGCTGCGCCTGCTCGGTGAGGACTTTCAGAATGCGCGGATGCGCATGGCCGTGGCTCACCGCGGAATAGGCGCTCATCATATCGACATAGCGGCGACCATTCACATCGAACAGAAAGGCGCCTTCGCCGCGCGAGAGCGTGATCGGAAGCGGCGCGTAATTGCGCGCGCGATGCGGATTGTCGACGGACTTGACGTTGGCGTTCATGAACGAATGACCTCGCTGCTTCGTTATGTGGGCGTCGCCTCGACGATTTGCATCAGTGCGGGCGATCGGCGGCTCACGGGACGCGAAGCCTCGGCGAGCCAGTCTCTCGTGGAGCGCGTCGTTACGCCGCTCCGACGTTCGCGTTGCAAATACATCGAACACGAGCTATTTGCGAGACAAATAAAGCAGCAAAACGGCGAGATGGGAAGCACAGCTATGGAATCATGTGCAACAACCAACGATATCGCAGCGAGAGCTGAAGAGCTGCTCTTTCGAATTACTGTTCCGTCCGCGCTATTCCGTGATGGGAATTTGCTAGTGCGAACGCCGATTACCGGCGAAGTCATCGCCAGAGCAAAAACAAAAGACAGCGATGCTTTAGATTTGGCGATCGGCGAGGCCGACGCCGCCTATCGCAAATGGCGCAATATTCCGGCGCCGCGGCGTGGCGAATTGGTGCGCCTTTTCGGCGAGGAATTGCGCTCGGCGAAGAATGAGCTCGCCGAGCTCATCACGATAGAGGCCGGCAAGATCGTCTCCGAAGCGCGCGGCGAGGTGCAGGAGATGATCGACATTTGCGACTATGCCGTCGGCCTGTCGCGCCAGCTCTACGGTCTCACGATCGCGACCGAGCGTCCCGGCCATCGCATGATGGAGACATGGCATCCGCTCGGCGTCGTCGGAATCATCTCCAGCTTCAATTTCCCGGTCGCCGTATGGGCCTGGAACGCCGCCATAGCGCTCGTCTGCGGCGACGCGCTGGTGTGGAAGCCGTCCGAAAAAACGCCGCTGACGGCGCTCGCCACCC
This window harbors:
- a CDS encoding sensor histidine kinase, whose protein sequence is MHATPAQLKMIVESAFAARFLIADDRILYVNRATEDMFGYSAEELVGHTVDMLLPDEVRVRHPGLREEYYKAPRRILLGVDRDVRARKKSGVEFPIHLGLAPILEDGRLYVAVTVFDISHHKEIERQLVERAEELQLANERLARFAYIASHDLQEPLRKIATFADIVTASIAKGDLVEAAHAGEVARASALRARQLVDGLLAFSRQVSTPPRLETLDIRREIEAVVSDFSELIRQTQAQIAVAVPPGVLIEADKPQFERCLSSLLSNAIKYRKPGHTPNIRFFLRREPELALSVADDGIGFEPKYAEAIFEPLRRLHSFAQYPGAGVGLALCKSTCERHGWRIEADSQLGAGATFTMTIPRGEAPKVSPLKASA
- a CDS encoding dimethylarginine dimethylaminohydrolase family protein; translated protein: MTQPHSMFEPARAPREERRQRVLMCAPDDFDVRYVINPWMEHQIGRTARTLAREQWQTLRALVAESAEVELVTPAAGLPDMVFTANAGFVLGETAVVSRFRAEERRPEEPLFRAFFEARGFRVAAWPEHVPFEGAGDALIDRGADVVWCGHGMRSAEEAPAALERIVGRRVIGLRLIDPRFYHLDTCFCPLAGGWLMFYPPAFDAASRAAIETVVPREKRIEIDEADAMRFACNAVDLDGDLALNDASPHLQQRLRAAGFAPVVTPLSEFMKAGGAAKCLTLKLSEG
- the rocD gene encoding ornithine--oxo-acid transaminase, encoding MNANVKSVDNPHRARNYAPLPITLSRGEGAFLFDVNGRRYVDMMSAYSAVSHGHAHPRILKVLTEQAQRLAVPSRAYYDDRLDAFLTELCNLTGLDVALPMNTGAEAVETAIKAARRYGRRVRGLKNPEIIVAKGNFHGRTTTIVGFSSEPAYRDDFGPYGGGFRAVPYGDLAATEAAIGPDTVAIMVEPVQGEAGVIVPPVGWLSGLRALCDARGLLLIVDEVQAGLGRTGAWFAFQHENVKPDGVMLGKALGGGVLPVSAFVGTRALMDMFTPGSHGSTFGGNTLAAAVGLEALHVMRDEKLVERSASLGEHMLRRLRNIDSPALRDVRGKGLWAGAEIDPRYATGREVCESLCDKGVLSTVTHHSVVRLSPPLVIAREDLDWALDRFEETLAEFVERARPAKRALAS